In the genome of Corallococcus soli, one region contains:
- the selA gene encoding L-seryl-tRNA(Sec) selenium transferase, which translates to MGAASKPPEGKNALLRNLPSIEQLLRRPSLEPRLASLPHARAVAALRLAVERVRARLLSGDPRPFEDADVEAALASLATPNLRPVINATGVVLHTNLGRAPLAPEAVERVVAVARGYSNLEYDLDEGERGSRYAPLVGLLRTLTGAEDAVVVNNCAGAVLLVLAALASGRECVVSRGELVEIGGGFRVPDVMRQSGAKLAEVGTTNRTRRADYANALGPDTGLIVKVHRSNFALIGFTEEASLAELTELGRARGVPVFQDLGSGALVPLAGPGLTPEPTVGQAITAGADVVAFSGDKLLGGPQAGVIVGRKDLLQRIKSHPLTRALRVDKMTVAALEATLELYRDGRPEAVPTQSLLVQQPEVLSARANRLLDLLKAHGVTARAVSVDGQVGGGAMPLVRLPSYACSLTVGAPEVFLERLRGGEVPVIGRIADGEVVLDVRCVSEEDLGVVAQSVAAARTGSHP; encoded by the coding sequence ATGGGCGCTGCGTCGAAACCCCCGGAAGGGAAGAACGCGCTGTTGCGCAACCTTCCCTCCATCGAACAACTCCTGCGGCGGCCGTCGCTGGAGCCCCGGCTCGCGAGCCTCCCCCACGCGCGCGCGGTGGCGGCCCTGCGGCTCGCGGTCGAACGCGTGCGCGCCCGGCTGTTGAGCGGTGACCCGCGGCCCTTCGAGGACGCGGACGTGGAGGCCGCGCTCGCGTCCCTGGCCACGCCGAACCTGCGGCCGGTGATCAACGCCACCGGCGTCGTGCTCCACACCAACCTGGGCCGTGCCCCCCTCGCCCCCGAAGCCGTGGAGCGCGTCGTCGCCGTCGCGCGGGGCTATTCCAACCTGGAATACGACCTGGACGAAGGCGAGCGCGGCAGCCGCTACGCGCCCCTCGTCGGCCTCCTGCGCACGCTCACCGGCGCGGAGGACGCGGTCGTGGTCAATAACTGCGCGGGCGCCGTGCTGCTCGTCCTGGCCGCGCTCGCCTCCGGCCGTGAGTGCGTCGTGTCACGCGGCGAGCTCGTCGAAATCGGCGGCGGCTTCCGCGTGCCGGATGTCATGCGCCAGTCCGGGGCGAAGCTCGCGGAAGTCGGCACCACCAACCGCACCCGCCGCGCGGACTACGCCAACGCCCTGGGTCCCGACACCGGCCTCATCGTGAAGGTGCACCGCTCCAACTTCGCGCTCATCGGCTTCACTGAAGAAGCCTCGCTCGCGGAACTGACCGAGTTGGGCCGCGCCCGCGGCGTGCCCGTGTTCCAGGACCTGGGCTCCGGAGCGCTGGTGCCCCTGGCCGGGCCGGGGCTCACCCCGGAGCCCACGGTGGGCCAGGCCATCACCGCCGGGGCGGATGTGGTAGCGTTCTCTGGCGACAAGCTCCTGGGTGGACCGCAGGCCGGCGTCATCGTGGGCCGGAAGGACCTGCTCCAGCGCATCAAATCCCACCCGCTCACACGCGCATTGCGTGTCGACAAGATGACGGTCGCCGCGCTTGAAGCGACGCTCGAGCTGTACCGGGATGGCCGCCCCGAAGCGGTGCCCACGCAAAGCCTGCTCGTCCAGCAGCCAGAGGTGTTGAGCGCCCGAGCCAACCGGCTGTTGGATTTGCTCAAGGCGCACGGTGTCACAGCACGGGCGGTGTCCGTGGATGGACAGGTGGGAGGGGGGGCCATGCCGTTGGTCCGGTTGCCTTCCTACGCTTGCAGCCTCACCGTTGGAGCGCCGGAAGTATTCCTGGAACGCCTGCGCGGCGGCGAGGTGCCGGTTATTGGCAGGATCGCGGATGGCGAGGTGGTCCTCGACGTCCGATGTGTCTCCGAGGAGGACCTGGGCGTGGTCGCGCAATCCGTGGCGGCCGCCCGTACGGGAAGCCATCCATGA
- a CDS encoding RluA family pseudouridine synthase: MASPDTREHLALPEARGERLDQYLARAFPDLTRSRLQGLIADGHVLSDGKPGKVAQRLRGGERLSVHIPAPVAAIPQAEALPLSLLHEDRDLVVVDKAAGMVVHPGAGHASGTLVNALLHRVKDLAGVGGELRPGIVHRLDKDTTGCLVVAKHEQALVALQKSFKTREVQKTYLALVHGVPQAEGRIETLYGRHPIHRQRFTGKVKEGKPAVTLYRVREAFEGAALVEVDLLTGRTHQIRVHLAEAGHPLLCDALYGAGRKAKGAVADAQALLGRQALHAWRLAFEHPRTHKPLSLEAPLPEDFTKALGLLREAGVPAGPPAAKKAPAKATRARKR; the protein is encoded by the coding sequence GTGGCCTCACCCGACACGCGCGAGCACCTCGCCCTCCCTGAAGCCCGGGGAGAGCGCCTGGATCAATACCTGGCCCGCGCGTTCCCGGACCTCACCCGCTCCCGCCTCCAGGGCCTCATCGCCGACGGCCATGTGCTGTCCGACGGCAAGCCCGGCAAGGTGGCCCAGCGCCTGCGCGGAGGGGAACGGCTCTCCGTCCACATCCCCGCGCCCGTCGCCGCCATCCCCCAGGCCGAAGCGCTGCCCCTGTCCTTGCTGCACGAGGACCGCGACCTCGTCGTCGTGGACAAGGCCGCCGGCATGGTGGTGCACCCCGGCGCGGGTCACGCCTCCGGCACACTGGTCAACGCGCTCCTGCACCGCGTGAAGGACCTGGCCGGCGTGGGTGGGGAGCTGCGCCCGGGCATCGTCCACCGGCTGGACAAGGACACCACCGGCTGCCTCGTCGTCGCCAAGCACGAGCAGGCCCTGGTGGCGCTCCAGAAGTCCTTCAAGACGCGCGAGGTCCAGAAGACGTACCTGGCGCTGGTGCACGGCGTGCCGCAGGCCGAAGGCCGCATCGAGACGCTGTACGGCCGCCACCCCATCCACCGCCAGCGCTTCACCGGCAAGGTGAAGGAGGGCAAGCCCGCCGTCACCCTGTACCGCGTGCGCGAGGCCTTCGAGGGCGCCGCCCTGGTGGAGGTGGACCTGCTCACCGGCCGCACGCATCAGATCCGCGTGCACCTGGCGGAGGCCGGCCACCCGCTGCTCTGCGACGCGCTCTACGGCGCGGGCCGCAAGGCGAAGGGCGCGGTGGCGGACGCCCAGGCGCTGCTGGGCCGTCAGGCGCTGCACGCGTGGCGGCTCGCCTTCGAGCACCCGCGCACCCACAAGCCGCTGTCGCTGGAGGCCCCCCTGCCGGAGGACTTCACGAAGGCGCTGGGCCTGCTGCGGGAGGCGGGCGTCCCCGCCGGGCCTCCCGCCGCGAAGAAGGCCCCGGCGAAGGCGACTAGAGCCCGGAAACGCTGA
- a CDS encoding HNH endonuclease, with protein MINSAVLVLNRYYQPVHVTSVKRAFSLLYQGVAKAIDAEYRLYEFADWAALSATQDSITTIDRTIRVPRVLVLGAYDHLPRAKVRFSRLNIYARDNDTCQYCSKQLPRSELNLDHVNPRTQGGKTTWENVVCSCVPCNLKKGGRTPEQAGMRLLKKPVRPRWTPLFRGAIRKVTYREWLPFLHLADISYWNVELLDE; from the coding sequence ATGATCAACAGCGCCGTGCTCGTGCTCAACCGGTACTACCAACCGGTTCATGTGACGTCGGTAAAACGCGCGTTCTCACTGCTGTATCAGGGCGTCGCGAAGGCCATCGACGCGGAATACCGGCTCTACGAGTTCGCCGACTGGGCGGCCTTGAGTGCCACGCAGGACAGCATCACCACCATCGACCGCACCATCCGCGTGCCTCGCGTGCTCGTGCTCGGCGCGTATGACCACCTGCCTCGCGCCAAGGTGCGCTTCTCGCGGCTCAACATCTACGCGCGCGACAACGACACCTGCCAGTACTGCTCCAAGCAGCTGCCGCGCAGCGAACTCAACCTGGACCACGTGAACCCGCGCACCCAGGGTGGGAAGACCACCTGGGAGAACGTGGTGTGCTCCTGCGTTCCCTGCAACCTGAAGAAGGGCGGCCGGACACCGGAGCAGGCCGGGATGCGGCTGCTCAAGAAGCCCGTGCGCCCGCGCTGGACGCCGCTGTTCCGGGGTGCCATCCGCAAGGTCACGTACCGGGAGTGGCTGCCGTTCCTGCACCTGGCGGACATCTCGTACTGGAACGTCGAACTGCTCGACGAGTGA
- a CDS encoding helix-turn-helix domain-containing protein, which produces MKPFAQQTYYELLEVPPSASDEDIRAAHQRLMELYSPDSIAVYALGDPDQVDALREKMTEAMEMLTDADLRIEYDRSLGLPTERLAKASAAAGALDKADSAARVAEALATAAAALAKAAGAVDAERVEAESRLKVTASVNDEESPHARGTSGKSEERMRGEESKRQEASDLDAQGAPSEPVMVGGVAVVEAFRASFTQSLSFVYVPAGPLRGQGRGVTSGSPAPAASPPASGVEAGSQAQAPADAAASTAPSQPMAALAEKAVEAAPVVASPSTGGETGRPEAPPPVSEVTPAASTAERLDVGTASAEDAASAVSAAVVASTPDPANAATSVTPASSHAEAPADAASPASAVTPPTEAHAATPTEASAAPSLADSTQPEAQAATGAQAMDGAPAAVATAPGESDPNPAPDARAPTAPPDATPEVSSTALARTPATGASRAAVRPLTSRPIDSRAAANTRPVPGSKGPVTRKLGDAQVLAQDSAIATAESALAQVAARVREARPRGVDIPADAEFNGELLRRVREARSLSIQQLADRTRISVRHLENVEADRYTALPPPVYLRGILMNLARELGLDPLRVSKSYLGLFSDKPAKSGR; this is translated from the coding sequence ATGAAGCCCTTCGCGCAGCAGACCTACTACGAGCTCCTGGAGGTGCCGCCCTCGGCGTCCGACGAGGACATCCGCGCCGCGCACCAGCGCCTGATGGAGCTGTATTCGCCGGACTCCATCGCGGTGTACGCGCTGGGCGACCCGGACCAGGTGGATGCGCTGCGCGAGAAGATGACCGAAGCGATGGAGATGCTCACCGACGCGGACCTGCGCATCGAGTATGACCGTTCGCTCGGGCTGCCGACGGAGCGGCTCGCGAAGGCGAGCGCGGCGGCGGGGGCGCTGGACAAGGCGGACTCGGCCGCGCGGGTCGCGGAGGCCCTGGCGACGGCGGCGGCCGCCCTGGCCAAGGCCGCGGGCGCCGTGGATGCCGAAAGGGTGGAGGCGGAGTCGCGACTGAAGGTCACGGCGTCCGTGAATGATGAGGAGTCCCCGCACGCGAGAGGGACGTCCGGAAAGAGCGAGGAGCGGATGCGCGGTGAGGAGTCGAAGCGGCAGGAGGCCTCGGACCTGGACGCGCAGGGCGCTCCCTCCGAGCCGGTGATGGTGGGGGGCGTGGCGGTGGTGGAGGCGTTCCGCGCCTCGTTCACCCAGAGCCTGTCGTTCGTCTACGTCCCCGCGGGCCCGCTGCGAGGGCAGGGCAGGGGCGTCACCAGCGGAAGCCCCGCTCCGGCGGCGAGCCCTCCGGCTTCAGGGGTGGAGGCCGGCTCCCAGGCCCAGGCCCCGGCTGACGCCGCTGCGTCCACGGCGCCGTCCCAGCCCATGGCGGCCCTGGCCGAGAAGGCGGTCGAAGCGGCGCCTGTCGTCGCGTCGCCGAGCACCGGAGGGGAGACGGGCCGTCCCGAGGCCCCGCCGCCCGTTTCGGAGGTGACGCCTGCTGCCTCCACGGCGGAGCGCCTGGACGTCGGGACCGCTTCGGCAGAAGACGCCGCGTCGGCTGTCTCCGCCGCGGTCGTTGCTTCCACCCCGGACCCCGCGAACGCCGCCACGTCCGTCACCCCGGCGTCGAGCCACGCGGAGGCCCCGGCGGACGCCGCTTCGCCGGCCAGCGCGGTGACTCCGCCGACGGAGGCGCACGCCGCCACGCCGACCGAGGCCAGCGCCGCGCCCTCCCTGGCCGATTCCACCCAGCCGGAGGCCCAGGCCGCCACGGGCGCCCAGGCCATGGACGGCGCTCCCGCCGCTGTCGCCACGGCCCCGGGAGAGTCGGATCCGAACCCGGCACCGGACGCTCGCGCTCCAACTGCCCCTCCGGACGCGACCCCGGAGGTCTCCTCCACCGCGCTGGCGCGGACCCCGGCCACCGGGGCCTCGCGCGCCGCCGTGCGCCCCCTGACCTCCCGCCCCATCGACTCGCGTGCTGCCGCGAACACCCGTCCCGTCCCCGGGTCGAAGGGGCCCGTCACCCGGAAGCTGGGGGACGCCCAGGTGCTGGCGCAGGACTCGGCCATCGCGACCGCGGAGTCCGCGCTGGCGCAGGTGGCCGCCCGGGTGCGCGAGGCCCGCCCCCGGGGCGTGGACATCCCGGCGGACGCCGAGTTCAACGGCGAGCTGCTGCGCCGCGTGCGCGAGGCCCGGAGCCTCTCCATCCAGCAGCTGGCCGACCGCACCCGCATCTCCGTGCGTCACCTGGAGAACGTGGAGGCGGACCGCTACACCGCGCTGCCCCCGCCGGTGTACCTGCGCGGCATCCTGATGAACCTCGCCCGCGAGCTGGGCCTGGACCCCCTGCGCGTGTCCAAGAGCTACCTGGGGCTGTTCTCCGACAAACCCGCCAAGTCGGGCCGTTGA
- a CDS encoding HD-GYP domain-containing protein — protein sequence MADNLKISHNQEENVNEYGREHNEKLQGLSRSMLAGLYMLVRSVKMYDPENAVFEKPLHQLQDIINQIIGKEGRLELAGVKDSFYLNGMLVKVDLNSIENQRYLLSEMRAKDVGGITLTKPVTVQELKNFVWIFSKEQSTASEEDGLAGRKLLNMRVAKFSKLKEKLNKDMDNPGDQKVDRKKYAMTVYARAVFFLQKYLESVRAGKPIGSSRALRLVQDFVDISYDQRTHFLGMTTQKREDDYLVYHQVNVALMCIVFGAELGLTKPQLRDLGYIALFHDAGMTTLPEELSTKRGALTAEEKVTVARAPLISVRNILMEKGFSRSTLLRVVTTFEHKTDYGTAVRDARGNIQMIIPKTNLGVYAKLIAICDAYDALTSRRPYRDAYGPEVALMLMWTEMRQKFDPELLSVFMRVMAIQPIKVLSRRQQQISVSGL from the coding sequence ATGGCCGACAACCTGAAGATCAGCCACAACCAGGAAGAGAACGTCAACGAGTACGGCCGCGAGCACAACGAGAAGCTCCAGGGCCTGTCGCGCTCCATGCTCGCGGGCCTCTACATGCTCGTGCGCTCCGTGAAGATGTACGACCCGGAGAACGCCGTCTTCGAGAAGCCGCTGCACCAGCTCCAGGACATCATCAACCAGATCATCGGCAAGGAAGGCCGGCTGGAGCTGGCGGGCGTCAAGGACTCCTTCTACCTGAACGGCATGCTGGTGAAGGTGGACCTGAACTCCATCGAGAACCAGCGCTACCTGCTGTCGGAGATGCGCGCCAAGGACGTGGGCGGCATCACGCTGACCAAGCCCGTCACGGTGCAGGAGCTGAAGAACTTCGTCTGGATCTTCAGCAAGGAGCAGTCCACCGCCTCGGAGGAGGACGGGCTCGCGGGGCGCAAGCTGCTCAACATGCGCGTGGCGAAGTTCTCCAAGCTCAAGGAGAAGCTGAACAAGGACATGGACAACCCGGGCGACCAGAAGGTCGACCGCAAGAAGTACGCGATGACCGTGTACGCCCGGGCGGTGTTCTTCCTGCAGAAGTACCTGGAGTCGGTGCGCGCGGGGAAGCCCATCGGTTCGTCACGGGCGCTGCGGCTGGTGCAGGACTTCGTGGACATCTCCTACGATCAGCGCACGCACTTCCTGGGCATGACGACGCAGAAGCGCGAGGACGACTACCTCGTCTACCACCAGGTGAACGTCGCGCTCATGTGCATCGTGTTCGGCGCGGAGCTGGGCCTGACGAAGCCGCAGCTTCGCGACCTGGGCTACATCGCGCTGTTCCACGACGCGGGCATGACGACGCTGCCGGAGGAGCTGTCCACCAAGCGCGGCGCGCTCACCGCGGAGGAGAAGGTCACCGTGGCCCGGGCGCCCCTCATCAGCGTGCGCAACATCCTGATGGAGAAGGGCTTCAGCCGCTCCACCCTGCTGCGCGTGGTGACGACGTTCGAGCACAAGACGGACTACGGCACCGCGGTGCGCGACGCGCGCGGCAACATCCAGATGATCATCCCCAAGACGAACCTGGGGGTGTACGCGAAGCTCATCGCCATCTGCGACGCCTACGACGCGCTCACCTCGCGCCGGCCCTACCGGGACGCGTACGGCCCGGAGGTCGCGCTGATGCTGATGTGGACGGAGATGCGCCAGAAGTTCGACCCGGAGCTGCTGTCCGTCTTCATGCGGGTGATGGCCATCCAGCCCATCAAGGTGCTCTCCCGCCGCCAGCAGCAGATCAGCGTTTCCGGGCTCTAG
- a CDS encoding MinD/ParA family ATP-binding protein, which yields MAPGPAGLTRRARSRRIIAVGGGKGGIGKSMVSANLGVALAQAGHKVLLVDADLGGANLHTCLGVGPPESTLSDFLRRGKGNLEEVMVATGVPGLSLIAGAQDSLDAANLKYAQKQKLLRTLLSQTADYLILDLGAGTSFNTLDFFLLADHGLLVVLPEPTSVENAYRFVKAAFFRKLQQVEAQYGIQDLVEGALSTREGGLRTLHDVVAQVRKKAPSDAERLERELASFRVRLVVNQARTDADANVGAAMVAAWKKFFGIDMDDLGALRYDDEAWRAVRKRRPVLIERPDSPVSLGLQRIAARLLSLDGLSPESASP from the coding sequence GTGGCCCCGGGCCCTGCCGGCCTGACACGCCGGGCCCGGTCGCGGCGGATCATCGCGGTGGGCGGCGGCAAGGGCGGCATCGGCAAGTCGATGGTGTCCGCGAACCTGGGCGTCGCGCTGGCGCAGGCCGGCCACAAGGTGCTGCTGGTGGACGCGGACCTGGGCGGCGCGAACCTGCACACCTGCCTGGGCGTCGGGCCCCCGGAGTCCACGCTGTCGGACTTCCTCCGGCGCGGGAAGGGGAACCTGGAAGAGGTGATGGTGGCCACCGGCGTGCCGGGGCTGTCGCTCATCGCTGGCGCGCAGGACTCGCTGGACGCGGCGAACCTCAAGTACGCGCAGAAGCAGAAGCTGCTGCGCACGCTGCTGTCGCAGACGGCGGACTACCTCATCCTGGACCTGGGCGCGGGCACCAGCTTCAACACGTTGGACTTCTTCCTCCTCGCGGACCACGGCCTGCTGGTGGTGCTGCCGGAGCCCACGTCGGTGGAGAACGCGTACCGCTTCGTCAAGGCGGCCTTCTTCCGGAAGCTCCAGCAGGTGGAGGCGCAGTACGGCATCCAGGACCTCGTGGAGGGCGCGCTGTCCACCCGCGAGGGCGGGCTGCGCACGCTGCATGACGTGGTCGCGCAGGTGCGCAAGAAGGCCCCTTCTGACGCGGAGCGGCTGGAGCGGGAGCTGGCGTCGTTCCGGGTGCGGCTGGTGGTGAACCAGGCGCGCACCGACGCGGACGCGAACGTGGGCGCCGCCATGGTCGCCGCCTGGAAGAAGTTCTTTGGCATCGACATGGATGATCTGGGCGCGCTGCGCTACGACGACGAAGCGTGGCGCGCGGTGCGCAAGCGCAGGCCGGTCCTCATCGAGCGTCCCGATTCGCCCGTCTCCCTGGGTCTCCAGCGCATCGCCGCGCGTCTGCTGTCGCTCGACGGCCTTTCACCCGAGTCCGCAAGCCCATGA
- a CDS encoding VOC family protein → MTVRFNHTVVAAKDKVRSANFLAELLGLPEPQPFGHFMAVKLSDGVALDYAQTDGDIPGQHYAFLVSEDVFDSLITKIRERGIQHWADPRGHRSNEINTHDGGRGVYFQDPSGHYMEAITVPYGGW, encoded by the coding sequence ATGACCGTCCGCTTCAATCACACCGTCGTTGCCGCGAAGGACAAGGTGCGCTCCGCGAACTTCCTCGCGGAGCTGCTGGGGCTTCCCGAGCCCCAGCCCTTCGGGCACTTCATGGCCGTCAAGCTCTCCGACGGAGTGGCGCTCGACTACGCCCAGACCGATGGTGACATTCCTGGCCAGCACTACGCCTTCCTCGTGTCTGAAGACGTGTTCGATTCGCTGATAACCAAGATCCGCGAGCGCGGGATTCAGCACTGGGCCGACCCGCGCGGCCATCGCTCCAACGAGATCAACACCCACGATGGTGGGCGTGGTGTCTACTTCCAGGATCCTTCGGGCCACTACATGGAAGCCATCACCGTCCCCTACGGCGGTTGGTGA